A single Blastopirellula retiformator DNA region contains:
- a CDS encoding Mrp/NBP35 family ATP-binding protein: protein MSDTQPQVADVIRVLEKLADPLTGRPVTKTDQVKEIDLLDGKLTLTLELTTHSAPLWEETRQKGIGLLKSALPQLTEVTINLAEHKSKIEAIGQVGLTVRSVIAVGSGKGGVGKSTIAASLAFALKDAGAKVGLLDADVYGPSVPHLLGLSGRPELIAEKKIAPLERDGVKVMSMGFLVEPERAVIWRGPMLHGAITQFLRDTAWGELDYLIIDMPPGTGDIALTLSQLLPLTGSVVVCTPQDVALLDAVKAIAMFNTVKIPVLGVVENMSGFICPDTGKEWDIFGKGGAKKKAEEMNVPFLGDVPITISIREKGDQGAAPQVVQDEQTAGHFQTICQNLVRGLAESAAANPPMPTLTVL, encoded by the coding sequence ATGTCCGATACGCAACCGCAAGTTGCCGACGTCATTCGCGTGCTGGAGAAGTTGGCCGATCCGTTGACCGGACGCCCCGTCACGAAGACCGACCAGGTCAAAGAGATTGATCTGCTGGACGGCAAGCTGACGCTGACGCTCGAGCTGACGACCCACTCGGCGCCGCTGTGGGAAGAGACGCGGCAGAAAGGGATCGGCCTGCTGAAGTCGGCGCTGCCGCAGCTGACAGAGGTGACGATCAACCTGGCCGAGCACAAGAGCAAGATCGAAGCGATCGGCCAGGTTGGCTTGACCGTGCGAAGCGTGATCGCCGTTGGGTCAGGGAAGGGGGGCGTCGGTAAGAGCACCATCGCGGCGAGCCTGGCTTTTGCGCTGAAAGACGCCGGGGCGAAGGTCGGCTTGTTGGACGCCGACGTCTACGGACCGAGCGTGCCTCACTTGCTGGGCCTAAGCGGTCGGCCCGAGCTGATCGCCGAGAAGAAGATCGCTCCGCTGGAGCGCGACGGCGTGAAGGTGATGTCGATGGGCTTTCTGGTCGAACCAGAGCGAGCCGTCATTTGGCGCGGCCCGATGTTGCACGGCGCGATCACCCAGTTCCTGCGCGATACCGCATGGGGCGAGCTCGACTATCTGATCATCGACATGCCGCCGGGGACGGGCGACATCGCGTTGACGTTAAGTCAACTGCTGCCGCTGACGGGCTCGGTGGTCGTCTGCACGCCGCAAGATGTGGCGCTGCTCGACGCGGTGAAGGCGATCGCGATGTTCAACACGGTAAAGATCCCGGTTCTGGGGGTTGTGGAGAACATGAGCGGTTTCATCTGCCCCGACACCGGCAAGGAGTGGGACATCTTTGGCAAGGGTGGCGCGAAGAAGAAGGCGGAAGAGATGAACGTGCCGTTCTTAGGCGACGTGCCGATCACGATCTCGATCCGCGAGAAGGGAGATCAAGGCGCCGCGCCGCAGGTGGTGCAGGATGAGCAAACCGCCGGGCACTTCCAAACGATCTGTCAGAACCTGGTTCGAGGCTTGGCCGAATCGGCCGCTGCGAACCCGCCGATGCCAACTTTGACGGTGTTATAG
- a CDS encoding AAA-type ATPase lid domain-containing protein translates to MARPRTRPASLLAQILNDHAFPVYAIDQDQQLAYLNDACRRALGDQAEELIGRKCRYHAVGQLPPLDQLAADLAPPPDVFAGRRAETPLTLPGEGGGGSYLVQFSPLTYEGGAVGALAICYPHNGVGEGRQADLRHDQLRQWRRSWRQRFSTSQLMGESAAIGRVRRQISLSAATRLPVVIFGPPGSGREHTARTVCYARHGEGSGPVISIRSGLMDAEMIQSAVRSFVRRCEEADDASNASLILLDADQLPGDAQSELSHLLRLIEMDLRIVSTARQSLLAWAEQGKFREDLAYQLSTIEIALPPLCDRPEDIPLLSQTLVEQLNLERKEQLRGLTEGAADALLDYDWPGNIDELAAVIAEAASATDSVWIDADHLPQKIRHALEAKRFAAKPAEPIELDAFLAGVEEELIRRALEQTKGNKSKAAELLGVSRARLHRRLESAESSDPGDE, encoded by the coding sequence ATGGCGCGACCACGTACCCGACCTGCCAGTTTGTTGGCTCAAATCTTGAACGACCATGCGTTTCCGGTCTACGCCATCGATCAGGATCAGCAGTTGGCCTATCTGAATGACGCCTGTCGCAGGGCGCTGGGAGATCAGGCCGAAGAATTGATTGGGCGGAAATGTCGTTATCATGCCGTGGGACAGTTGCCGCCGCTCGATCAATTGGCGGCCGATCTGGCGCCGCCGCCTGACGTGTTCGCCGGTCGGCGTGCCGAAACGCCGCTGACGCTGCCAGGTGAAGGGGGCGGTGGTTCGTACCTGGTCCAATTCTCTCCGCTGACCTACGAAGGGGGCGCGGTCGGCGCGCTGGCGATTTGCTATCCGCACAATGGGGTAGGGGAGGGGCGTCAGGCCGATCTGCGGCACGACCAGTTGCGGCAATGGCGACGGAGTTGGCGTCAGCGGTTTTCGACCAGTCAATTGATGGGGGAGAGCGCCGCGATCGGCCGCGTGCGGCGGCAGATTTCGCTTTCGGCGGCGACGCGGCTGCCGGTGGTGATTTTTGGTCCGCCGGGGAGCGGCCGAGAGCATACCGCCCGGACGGTTTGCTATGCGCGACATGGCGAAGGGAGCGGCCCAGTGATTTCGATCCGCAGCGGATTGATGGACGCCGAAATGATTCAAAGTGCGGTTCGCTCGTTCGTCCGTCGGTGTGAAGAGGCGGACGACGCGTCCAACGCGTCGCTGATCTTGCTGGACGCCGATCAACTGCCAGGCGACGCCCAGTCGGAGCTGTCGCACCTGTTGCGGTTGATTGAGATGGATCTGCGGATCGTCTCGACGGCGCGGCAGTCGCTATTGGCGTGGGCCGAACAGGGGAAGTTTCGCGAAGACCTGGCGTATCAACTGTCGACCATCGAGATTGCGCTGCCCCCCCTTTGTGATCGCCCCGAAGATATCCCGCTATTGTCGCAGACGCTGGTTGAGCAACTGAACCTGGAACGAAAAGAACAACTGCGGGGGCTGACCGAGGGGGCCGCCGATGCGCTGTTGGACTACGACTGGCCAGGCAACATTGATGAGTTGGCGGCGGTGATCGCCGAGGCGGCGTCGGCGACCGATTCGGTTTGGATTGACGCCGACCATTTGCCGCAGAAGATTCGTCACGCGCTGGAGGCGAAGCGGTTTGCCGCCAAGCCGGCCGAGCCGATTGAGTTGGACGCGTTTCTGGCGGGGGTCGAGGAAGAGCTGATCCGCCGCGCCTTGGAGCAGACCAAGGGAAACAAGTCGAAAGCGGCTGAACTGTTGGGCGTTTCACGCGCCCGGCTGCATCGACGGCTCGAATCGGCCGAATCGAGCGATCCAGGGGACGAGTAA
- a CDS encoding M20 family metallopeptidase gives MTSDVVSLLQDLVRIPSVNPMGRSIGRDVASDIYLETRLTHFLEQYVADWGYYCERQAVAPQRDNLLIATIDLAKLPADRPILMLEAHQDTVPIDGMSIDPFAAEIKEGRIYGRGSCDIKGGMAAMLTALSRFRDLPEADRPAVVLALAINEEHGFSGAKRMIRSWTDGESQLLTRAPAAVLVAEPTMLDVVISHKGVVRWKCHAHGVATHSSNPKIGANAIYRMAKIANAFEQHADDLPGKVAPLIGGPTLSVGMITGGVSVNTVPDHCVIEIDRRLAPGDDPLAAQQAAIDFVNQALGDPDWIEHSEPFIISPGLAPEHNQNLAASLLETLSECGVTAKTIGVPYGTDGAILSQGAVPTVVCGPGHIAQAHTHDEWLAIDQLEKSVEVYEAFCRKF, from the coding sequence ATGACGTCGGACGTCGTCTCTCTGCTGCAGGATTTGGTTCGGATTCCCAGCGTCAATCCCATGGGACGCTCCATCGGACGCGATGTCGCCAGCGACATCTATCTCGAGACCCGCTTGACCCATTTTTTGGAACAGTACGTCGCCGATTGGGGTTACTACTGCGAGCGTCAAGCGGTCGCGCCGCAGCGCGACAATCTGCTGATCGCGACGATCGACCTGGCCAAGCTGCCTGCGGATCGGCCGATCTTGATGCTCGAGGCGCACCAAGACACCGTGCCGATCGACGGCATGTCGATCGATCCATTCGCCGCCGAGATCAAAGAGGGCCGCATCTACGGGCGCGGTTCGTGCGACATCAAAGGGGGCATGGCCGCGATGCTGACGGCGCTCTCCCGCTTTCGTGATCTGCCGGAAGCGGATCGCCCGGCCGTTGTACTCGCCTTGGCGATCAATGAAGAGCATGGCTTCTCCGGCGCCAAGCGGATGATTCGCAGCTGGACCGATGGCGAATCGCAACTGCTCACTCGAGCTCCGGCGGCGGTCTTGGTCGCCGAACCGACGATGCTGGATGTCGTGATTTCGCATAAAGGAGTCGTCCGCTGGAAGTGTCACGCCCATGGCGTCGCCACCCATAGCAGCAATCCGAAAATCGGCGCCAACGCGATCTATCGCATGGCAAAAATCGCCAATGCGTTTGAGCAACATGCCGACGACTTGCCAGGCAAGGTTGCGCCGCTGATTGGCGGCCCCACGTTGAGCGTCGGCATGATTACCGGCGGCGTCAGCGTCAATACAGTGCCGGACCACTGCGTGATCGAAATCGATCGCCGTCTGGCGCCAGGCGACGATCCGCTGGCCGCCCAACAAGCGGCGATCGACTTCGTCAACCAAGCGCTCGGCGATCCTGATTGGATTGAGCACAGCGAACCGTTCATCATTTCGCCCGGCCTGGCGCCGGAGCACAATCAAAACTTGGCCGCCTCGCTGCTGGAAACGCTTAGCGAGTGTGGCGTGACCGCCAAGACGATCGGCGTCCCCTACGGAACCGACGGCGCGATCCTCAGCCAAGGCGCCGTCCCCACCGTCGTCTGCGGCCCCGGCCACATCGCCCAAGCCCACACCCACGACGAATGGCTGGCGATTGACCAACTCGAAAAAAGCGTCGAAGTCTACGAAGCCTTCTGCCGAAAGTTTTGA